A region from the Candidatus Thiothrix putei genome encodes:
- a CDS encoding ATP-binding protein, protein MFTPVRDGISIQIDNPELQYLSFDGLFPRWFDTLSEGRAVSGLVATFPETERMILEAQDIVSLMVVPVNVEGRFWGFIGFDNCHIDYQWGIEDQAILTSMAASVGAAVIRHRSEVALRETNLKLAQATEHSLAMAAKAEEASKAKSLFLANMSHEIRTPMNAIIGMSHLALGSELNQRQHDYVMEIQHAAQSLLRIINDILDFSKIEAGKLTLEMTPFRLEDVVNNALTLQRQQAQEKNIGLLFELRSPHLEGEQGFFLGDALRLEQILNNLLTNGVKFTSQGHVALYIDELERGASSSRLRFCIEDSGIGMDSVAVNGLFQEFSQADDSTTRRYGGTGLGLSIVKRLLDLMGGEITVSSEPGQGSRFSMTLTLAHARSSAVNPSHVESATLLTVGTPLHHQRILVVEDNPINQLIASEILTQYGAIVECADNGRDGVSKIFATLPPAYDAVLMDIQMPVMDGYEAARLIRADTRYAAMPIVALTANAMREEKARCLAVGMNAHVAKPFEPTALLQTLMDLLG, encoded by the coding sequence TTGTTCACACCCGTGCGTGACGGCATTAGTATCCAAATTGATAACCCTGAGTTACAATACTTGTCGTTTGACGGCTTGTTTCCGCGCTGGTTTGACACGCTCTCAGAGGGGCGAGCGGTATCGGGTTTGGTGGCTACGTTTCCTGAGACGGAACGTATGATTCTCGAAGCGCAAGATATTGTGTCGTTGATGGTTGTCCCCGTGAATGTGGAGGGGCGTTTCTGGGGCTTTATCGGTTTTGATAACTGCCACATTGATTACCAGTGGGGAATAGAAGATCAGGCCATTCTCACCTCAATGGCGGCATCGGTCGGTGCGGCGGTGATACGGCATCGCTCGGAAGTGGCGTTGCGGGAAACCAACCTCAAGTTAGCGCAAGCCACTGAACATTCCCTCGCGATGGCGGCGAAAGCGGAAGAAGCCAGCAAGGCCAAAAGCTTGTTTCTGGCCAATATGAGCCACGAAATCCGCACCCCGATGAATGCGATTATTGGCATGAGCCACCTGGCTCTGGGAAGCGAGCTGAATCAGCGGCAGCATGATTACGTAATGGAAATACAGCACGCGGCTCAATCATTGTTACGCATTATCAACGACATCCTCGACTTTTCCAAGATCGAAGCGGGCAAATTAACGCTGGAAATGACCCCTTTCCGTTTGGAAGACGTGGTAAATAATGCACTAACCTTGCAGCGTCAGCAAGCACAGGAAAAAAACATTGGGTTGTTATTCGAGCTTCGTAGCCCACACTTGGAAGGCGAACAGGGCTTTTTCTTGGGCGATGCCTTGCGTTTGGAACAAATACTCAACAATTTGCTCACCAATGGCGTGAAATTTACCAGTCAAGGTCATGTGGCACTGTACATTGATGAATTGGAACGCGGGGCAAGCAGCAGTCGCTTGCGTTTTTGCATCGAAGACAGCGGCATCGGCATGGACAGTGTGGCGGTGAATGGCTTGTTTCAGGAATTTTCGCAAGCGGATGATTCGACCACGCGCCGTTACGGTGGCACGGGCTTGGGTTTGAGCATTGTGAAACGCTTGCTGGATTTAATGGGCGGTGAGATTACGGTGAGCAGTGAACCCGGTCAGGGTTCGCGGTTCAGCATGACGCTCACTTTGGCACATGCGCGTTCGTCTGCGGTTAACCCGTCCCATGTGGAGAGTGCCACATTACTAACGGTTGGCACACCGTTGCACCATCAACGCATCTTGGTGGTGGAAGATAACCCGATTAACCAATTGATTGCCTCCGAGATCCTCACGCAATACGGCGCGATTGTGGAATGTGCGGATAACGGTCGGGATGGTGTGAGCAAAATCTTTGCCACCCTGCCGCCCGCGTATGACGCGGTGTTAATGGATATTCAAATGCCAGTGATGGATGGCTACGAAGCAGCCCGTTTGATTCGCGCTGATACCCGTTACGCCGCCATGCCGATTGTCGCGCTGACGGCAAATGCAATGCGTGAAGAAAAAGCGCGTTGTTTAGCGGTGGGGATGAATGCACATGTGGCGAAACCGTTTGAACCCACCGCGTTATTGCAAACGCTGATGGATTTGCTTGGGTAA